A single Triticum dicoccoides isolate Atlit2015 ecotype Zavitan chromosome 2A, WEW_v2.0, whole genome shotgun sequence DNA region contains:
- the LOC119355153 gene encoding cold and drought-regulated protein CORA-like, producing the protein MADEYGRSGYGRSGAGDDYDNKTSNEGYNRREGGYNKSGADDYEHERSSGRGGYNKSTGDDEYSGAGYKKSEGDDYDTGYNKQSSNEDYGRNKPGSDDYDRSAGGYKKSGGDDDEYSGGGYKKSGGDDEYSGGGYKKSGGDDEYSGGGYKKSGGDDTEYGSSRDETEKYRKEEKEHKHKEHLGEIGTLASGAFAMYEKHQVKKDPENAHRHKIEEEVAAVAAVGSGGYAFHEHHEKKEYKESAEDGEDEESGRGEGKKKHHFFG; encoded by the exons ATGGCTGACGAGTACGGCCGCAGCGGCTACGGCAGGTCCGGTGCCGGCGACGACTACGACAACAAGACCAGCAACGAGGGCTACAACCGCCGCGAAGGTGGCTACAACAAGTCCGGCGCCGACGACTACGAGCACGAGCGCAGCAGCGGCCGCGGCggctacaacaagtccaccggcgaCGACGAGTACAGCGGCGCCGGGTACAAGAAGTCCGAAGGCGACGACTACGACACCGGTTACAACAAGCAGTCGAGCAACGAGGACTACGGCCGCAACAAGCCCGGCAGTGACGACTACGACCGCAGCGCCGGCGGGTACAAGAAGTCCGGCGGAGACGACGACGAGTACAGCGGTGGCGGGTACAAGAAGTCGGGTGGCGACGACGAGTACAGCGGTGGCGGGTACAAGAAGTCGGGTGGCGACGACGAGTACAGCGGCGGCGGGTACAAGAAGTCCGGCGGCGACGACACGGAGTACGGGTCGTCCAGGGACGAGACCGAGAAGtacaggaaggaggagaaggagcacAAGCACAAGGAGCACCTCGGCGAGATAGGCACCCTCGCCTCCGGCGCCTTCGCCATG TACGAGAAGCACCAGGTGAAGAAGGACCCGGAGAACGCGCACCGTCACAAGAtcgaggaggaggtggccgcggTGGCGGCTGTGGGCAGCGGCGGGTACGCGTTCCACGAGCACCACGAGAAGAAGGAGTACAAGGAGTCGGCGGAGGACGGCGAGGACGAGGAGTCCGGCCGCGGCGAGGGGAAGAAGAAGCACCACTTCTTCGGCTAA